One window of the Cydia fagiglandana chromosome 22, ilCydFagi1.1, whole genome shotgun sequence genome contains the following:
- the LOC134675647 gene encoding trypsin CFT-1-like produces MWRILALLVVGCCCSSAVEHKLSIAKLPENVTDAGSRIIGGTPAPISRYPYTVQVLNNNQLSCGGSLITRRHVLSAAHCFVDSRNVLLSTSLFTCRVGSATLNSGGSVHRVSTIINHERYNLGAARDNDISVLLLATTVTLGADVAVASIPAMGSMVADNAVVWVVGWGRTTADSGAASTTLNEVWVYTINTAVCAQRYRNLELVNNAPYPVTYNMMCTGILDVGGRDACQGDSGGPVIYSGIVVGVTSWGEGCAHPYYPGVNARVSAYTNWINSTVTRYNGVPSLGQTSAVLVLLPFLVSTVFSNKL; encoded by the exons ATGTGGCGGATTTTAGCGCTTTTGGTCGTTGGATGTTGTTGTT CGTCAGCAGTAGAGCACAAGCTGTCGATAGCCAAGCTGCCGGAGAATGTGACCGACGCGGGGTCGCGCATCATCGGCGGCACGCCGGCTCCCATCAGCCGGTACCCCTACACCGTGCAG GTGCTGAACAACAACCAGCTGTCGTGCGGCGGCTCTCTCATCACGCGGCGCCACGTGCTCTCCGCCGCGCACTGTTTCGTCGACAG CCGGAATGTGTTGCTGAGTACCAGTCTCTTCACGTGCCGGGTCGGCTCCGCTACACTCAACAGCG GCGGCTCCGTGCACCGAGTGTCGACGATCATCAACCACGAGCGGTACAACCTGGGCGCGGCGCGCGACAACGACATCTCTGTGCTGCTGCTGGCAACTACCGTTACGCTGGGCGCCGACGTGGCGGTCGCCAGCATACCCGCCATGGGCAGCATGGTGGCTGACAACGCTGTGGTCTGGGTCGTTGGGTGGGGTCGAACCACG GCGGATTCGGGCGCTGCCTCGACGACCCTGAACGAGGTGTGGGTGTACACGATCAACACGGCGGTGTGTGCGCAGCGCTACCGGAACCTGGAGCTGGTCAACAACGCGCCCTACCCCGTCACCTACAACATGATGTGCACCGGCATACTCGACGTTGGAG GTCGCGACGCGTGCCAAGGCGACAGCGGCGGGCCGGTGATATACTCCGGGATCGTGGTGGGGGTGACGTCGTGGGGGGAGGGCTGCGCGCACCCCTACTACCCCGGCGTCAATGCCCGGGTCTCGGCATACACCAACTGGATCAACAGCACG GTGACTCGATACAACGGGGTGCCATCTCTCGGACAGACCAGTGCCGTGCTGGTTCTACTGCCGTTCCTCGTGTCGACGGTGTTCAGCAAtaagttataa